In Polycladomyces subterraneus, the following are encoded in one genomic region:
- the groL gene encoding chaperonin GroEL (60 kDa chaperone family; promotes refolding of misfolded polypeptides especially under stressful conditions; forms two stacked rings of heptamers to form a barrel-shaped 14mer; ends can be capped by GroES; misfolded proteins enter the barrel where they are refolded when GroES binds): MAKEIKFSEDARRAMLRGVDALANAVKVTLGPKGRNVVLEKKFGSPLITNDGVTIAKEIELEDPFENMGAQLVKEVATKTNDVAGDGTTTATVLAQAIIREGLKNVAAGANPMILRKGIEKAVAAAVEEIKKIAKPIEGRDSIAQVAAISANDEEVGQLIAEAMEKVGKDGVITVEESKGFTTELEVVEGMQFDRGYISPYMITDTDKMEAVLEEPYILITDKKISNIQDILPLLEKVVQQGKQLLIIAEDVEGEALATLVVNKLRGTFTAVAVKAPGFGDRRKAMLGDIATLTGGQVITEELGLDLKTANISYLGRARQVRVSKEETIIVDGYGDKAEIESRIKQIRQQIEETTSEFDKEKLQERLAKLAGGVAVIKVGAATETEMKEKKLRIEDALNATRAAVEEGIVAGGGTALVNAIRAVEAVEASGDEKTGVNIIKRALEEPVRQIAFNAGLEGSIIVERLKKEDVGIGFNALTGEWVDMIKAGVVDPAKVTRSALQNAASVAMMVLTTEAVVADKPEEEKGNNNNSGMGGMDGMM; this comes from the coding sequence ATGGCGAAAGAAATCAAATTCAGTGAAGATGCGCGTCGTGCGATGTTGCGCGGTGTGGACGCGCTGGCGAACGCTGTGAAAGTGACCTTGGGTCCGAAAGGACGTAACGTGGTACTGGAGAAAAAATTCGGTTCTCCGCTCATCACCAACGATGGTGTGACCATCGCGAAAGAAATTGAGCTGGAAGATCCGTTTGAAAATATGGGCGCCCAACTGGTAAAAGAAGTGGCGACCAAAACCAACGATGTGGCTGGTGACGGTACGACCACCGCTACCGTGTTGGCCCAAGCCATCATCCGTGAAGGTCTGAAAAACGTGGCGGCTGGCGCCAACCCGATGATCCTGCGCAAAGGGATCGAAAAAGCTGTGGCCGCTGCTGTGGAAGAAATCAAAAAGATCGCGAAACCGATCGAAGGCAGAGACTCCATCGCGCAAGTGGCCGCGATCTCCGCGAACGATGAAGAAGTGGGCCAACTGATCGCAGAAGCGATGGAAAAAGTGGGCAAAGACGGCGTGATCACGGTCGAAGAATCCAAAGGCTTCACCACTGAACTGGAAGTGGTGGAAGGGATGCAATTCGACCGCGGCTACATCTCTCCGTACATGATTACAGACACGGACAAGATGGAAGCCGTGCTGGAAGAGCCGTACATCCTGATTACCGACAAAAAAATCTCCAACATCCAAGACATTCTGCCGCTGCTTGAAAAAGTGGTGCAACAAGGCAAGCAGCTCCTCATCATCGCCGAAGATGTGGAAGGTGAAGCCTTGGCGACCCTGGTAGTCAACAAATTGCGCGGCACCTTCACCGCTGTGGCTGTGAAAGCGCCTGGCTTCGGCGATCGCCGTAAAGCGATGTTGGGAGACATCGCCACGCTCACCGGTGGTCAAGTCATCACCGAAGAGCTGGGTCTGGATCTCAAAACCGCCAACATCAGCTATCTGGGTCGCGCGCGTCAAGTCCGCGTCTCCAAAGAAGAAACCATCATTGTGGATGGTTATGGTGACAAAGCCGAAATCGAATCCCGCATCAAACAAATCCGTCAACAAATCGAAGAAACCACGTCTGAATTCGACAAAGAAAAACTGCAAGAGCGTCTGGCCAAACTGGCTGGCGGCGTAGCGGTCATCAAAGTGGGTGCTGCGACCGAAACCGAAATGAAAGAGAAAAAACTGCGCATCGAAGACGCGCTCAACGCTACTCGCGCCGCGGTGGAAGAAGGTATCGTGGCTGGTGGCGGTACCGCGTTGGTCAACGCCATCCGCGCTGTGGAAGCGGTGGAAGCGTCCGGCGACGAAAAAACCGGCGTCAACATCATCAAACGTGCGCTGGAAGAGCCGGTGCGTCAAATCGCTTTCAACGCTGGTCTGGAAGGTTCCATCATCGTGGAGCGCCTGAAAAAAGAAGACGTAGGCATCGGATTCAACGCCCTGACCGGCGAGTGGGTCGACATGATCAAAGCTGGTGTTGTGGACCCGGCCAAAGTGACCCGGTCCGCGCTGCAAAATGCCGCTTCCGTGGCCATGATGGTACTCACCACCGAAGCTGTTGTGGCCGACAAACCGGAAGAGGAAAAAGGCAACAACAACAACTCGGGCATGGGCGGCATGGACGGGATGATGTAA
- the groES gene encoding co-chaperone GroES, whose product MIKPLGDRVVIEAIEKEEKTASGIVLPETAKEKPQEGKVIAVGTGRYENGERIALEVKEGDRVIFSKYAGTEVKVGDKEYLILRENDILAIVEE is encoded by the coding sequence ATGATCAAACCCTTGGGCGATCGCGTGGTGATCGAAGCGATCGAAAAAGAAGAAAAAACGGCCAGCGGCATCGTTTTGCCGGAAACGGCGAAAGAAAAGCCGCAAGAAGGTAAGGTTATCGCTGTGGGTACCGGTCGTTATGAAAACGGCGAAAGAATCGCGCTGGAAGTAAAAGAAGGCGACCGCGTCATCTTCTCCAAATACGCGGGCACCGAAGTGAAAGTGGGAGATAAAGAATATCTCATCCTGCGCGAAAACGATATCCTGGCGATTGTGGAAGAGTAA
- the tatC gene encoding twin-arginine translocase subunit TatC, which translates to MDDQTQPLTEHLAELRKRIIWVLIFFFIFLVVGFLYAGSIIEWVKKDVPANISFHIFSPGEAFRIYMGSAFLIAVIFTVPVALYHIWRFVEPGLRPRERQVTLSYIPLAILLFFGGLIFAYKVIFPYVIGFSANLTRELGAQETYGLYDYFRFMFNIIFPIAFFFELPILVMFLTRLSIITPAFLQKARRFAYLVLVVFSTLISPPDIVTNILIALPMIVLYEISVVICIWMYRRMQREAEMETEKNDDSESSA; encoded by the coding sequence ATGGATGATCAGACTCAGCCGTTGACGGAGCACTTGGCCGAATTGCGCAAACGGATCATATGGGTGTTGATATTCTTTTTCATCTTTCTTGTTGTGGGGTTTCTATACGCGGGGTCGATTATCGAGTGGGTGAAAAAGGATGTGCCCGCCAACATCTCATTTCATATCTTTTCACCTGGTGAGGCGTTCCGCATCTACATGGGATCGGCGTTTCTCATCGCGGTGATCTTTACGGTGCCCGTTGCGCTGTATCACATTTGGAGATTTGTCGAACCTGGTTTGCGTCCGCGCGAACGCCAAGTGACACTCAGCTATATTCCACTTGCGATCCTTTTGTTTTTCGGCGGGCTGATTTTTGCCTACAAGGTGATTTTTCCATATGTGATCGGGTTCTCAGCCAATTTGACGCGAGAGTTGGGGGCCCAGGAGACATACGGGTTGTATGATTATTTCCGATTTATGTTCAACATCATCTTTCCGATCGCGTTTTTCTTTGAGCTGCCGATTTTGGTCATGTTTTTGACGCGGCTCTCCATCATCACACCTGCATTTTTGCAGAAGGCCCGCCGGTTTGCCTATTTGGTGCTGGTGGTGTTCTCCACTTTGATTTCGCCGCCCGATATTGTCACCAACATTTTAATTGCCTTGCCGATGATTGTGCTGTATGAGATCAGTGTGGTCATCTGCATATGGATGTACCGTCGGATGCAGCGGGAGGCGGAAATGGAAACGGAAAAGAATGATGACAGCGAGTCGTCGGCATAA
- a CDS encoding redox-sensing transcriptional repressor Rex gives MADQKIPQVTAKRLPLYYRYLEKLHAIGKQRVSSAQLSEALQIDPATIRRDFSYLGELGKKGYGYNVNYLLQFLRDFLKQDEVTNVVLIGVGNLGTALLRYNFYRSHNTKIVAGFDIDSNKVGKEIDGIPIFSIDRFAEVKELHNVEVAILTVPANVAQQVTDRIVAAGIRGILNFTPARLTAPPNVRIHHIDLTTELQTLIYFLKKFPPEENRETPSVDHL, from the coding sequence ATGGCTGATCAGAAGATTCCCCAAGTCACCGCGAAGCGGTTACCCTTGTATTATCGGTATTTGGAGAAGTTGCACGCCATCGGGAAGCAACGCGTTTCTTCTGCCCAGCTGAGCGAAGCCTTGCAGATCGACCCGGCAACCATTCGACGTGATTTTTCGTATTTGGGAGAGTTGGGGAAGAAGGGATACGGGTACAACGTCAATTATCTGCTTCAGTTTTTGCGGGATTTCCTCAAGCAGGACGAAGTGACCAACGTGGTCCTGATCGGTGTCGGTAATCTGGGCACGGCGTTGTTGCGGTACAATTTCTACCGCAGTCACAATACCAAGATCGTAGCGGGATTTGATATCGATTCCAACAAAGTGGGGAAAGAGATTGACGGCATCCCGATTTTTTCGATCGATCGTTTTGCGGAAGTGAAGGAACTGCACAACGTTGAGGTAGCGATCCTGACGGTGCCGGCCAATGTCGCCCAGCAAGTCACAGACCGCATCGTAGCTGCGGGCATTCGGGGGATCTTGAACTTTACGCCTGCTCGGCTGACCGCGCCACCCAATGTACGGATCCACCACATCGATTTGACCACGGAATTACAGACTTTGATCTATTTCCTGAAAAAGTTTCCGCCAGAAGAAAATCGCGAAACCCCATCCGTAGACCACCTGTGA
- a CDS encoding molybdopterin-binding protein: MKSKLKEVRTQEAVGLVLAHDLTAVVPGKFKGPLFRKGHTIREEDIEKLLNIGKEHVYVLELAEGELHEDDAAHRIARAAMRSNEVLELTCPKEGKVDIVSRVDGLLRVDVPTLTAINRVEHVVLSTLKTHTPVRKGQQVAAARVIPLVVPESRIKQVETIAGRQEHPVLEVLPFRPHRVGVVTTGSEVYHGRIQDRFGPVVREKVERYGSKVIGQTFADDNKEMIAQQIKAFVDQGADLILVTGGMSVDPDDRTPGAIADLGADIVSYGTPMLPGSMLLIAYYRGIPLMGLPGCVLHDPFTSFDVFLPRILAGEKITREDIITLGHGGLHAC; the protein is encoded by the coding sequence ATGAAGAGCAAGCTAAAAGAAGTACGGACCCAAGAAGCGGTCGGGTTGGTGTTGGCACATGATCTGACGGCGGTCGTTCCCGGTAAGTTCAAGGGACCGCTGTTTCGCAAAGGACATACCATTCGTGAAGAGGATATCGAAAAATTGCTGAACATCGGTAAAGAGCACGTATACGTATTGGAACTGGCCGAAGGGGAACTGCACGAAGATGATGCGGCGCATCGGATCGCTCGTGCTGCGATGCGCTCGAATGAGGTGCTGGAGCTGACTTGTCCGAAGGAGGGGAAAGTAGACATCGTTTCGCGGGTTGACGGATTGCTTCGGGTGGATGTCCCGACGTTGACAGCGATCAACCGTGTAGAACACGTGGTTCTGTCCACGTTGAAAACGCACACGCCGGTCCGGAAGGGACAACAGGTGGCCGCAGCCCGCGTGATCCCGTTGGTGGTGCCGGAAAGCCGAATCAAGCAAGTGGAGACGATTGCCGGTCGGCAGGAACACCCCGTGCTGGAGGTGTTGCCCTTCCGTCCGCACCGGGTCGGTGTGGTGACGACCGGAAGCGAGGTGTATCACGGTCGGATTCAGGATCGCTTCGGGCCGGTCGTAAGGGAAAAGGTGGAACGGTACGGTTCCAAAGTGATCGGTCAGACGTTTGCCGATGACAACAAGGAGATGATCGCCCAACAAATTAAGGCATTTGTCGATCAGGGGGCTGACTTAATTCTCGTCACCGGCGGTATGTCGGTAGACCCGGACGATCGCACACCGGGTGCCATCGCGGATCTGGGAGCCGACATTGTCAGTTACGGCACCCCGATGTTGCCTGGGTCGATGTTGTTGATCGCTTACTACCGAGGGATTCCGCTGATGGGGCTTCCCGGATGCGTGTTGCACGATCCGTTCACTTCGTTTGACGTCTTTTTGCCACGTATCCTGGCAGGTGAGAAAATCACGCGGGAGGATATCATCACATTGGGGCACGGCGGCCTACATGCGTGTTGA
- a CDS encoding 5-formyltetrahydrofolate cyclo-ligase encodes MDQKEEKKRLRTRLLELRQELDAEKARRWSRAITETLVDLESFRRASTVFFYLPFRKEVDTWDAIRVAWQAGKRVVVPKADTKAKTMELYAIQPDTPLIEGAYGILEPPAKPDSRVIPAAVDLAVVPGVGFDEQGYRLGYGGGYYDRFFLGAGAGMIRIGVAYPFQMVETVFPEAHDQRMHVIITAERVWYCADVTDL; translated from the coding sequence GTGGATCAAAAAGAAGAAAAGAAACGGTTGCGAACGCGATTGCTCGAATTACGGCAGGAGTTGGACGCAGAGAAAGCGCGGCGGTGGTCGCGGGCCATCACGGAAACCTTGGTGGACCTAGAATCGTTTCGACGTGCCAGTACCGTCTTTTTTTACCTCCCCTTTCGGAAAGAGGTGGATACGTGGGATGCGATCCGGGTTGCATGGCAAGCGGGCAAGCGCGTGGTGGTGCCTAAAGCGGACACAAAAGCGAAAACGATGGAATTGTATGCGATCCAACCTGATACACCGTTGATCGAGGGGGCATACGGGATCTTGGAACCGCCAGCGAAGCCCGACAGTCGCGTGATCCCCGCCGCTGTGGACTTGGCCGTGGTGCCGGGGGTCGGATTTGATGAACAGGGATACCGCCTCGGTTATGGGGGCGGCTATTATGACCGGTTCTTCTTAGGTGCGGGAGCTGGCATGATCCGGATTGGTGTGGCTTATCCGTTTCAAATGGTGGAAACGGTGTTCCCCGAAGCGCACGATCAACGGATGCATGTCATCATCACGGCGGAGCGGGTATGGTATTGTGCCGATGTAACTGATCTGTGA
- a CDS encoding ammonium transporter: MTAGLNTVWVIISAAMVIFMEGGFSLLEAGFVRNKNAVNATMKIIVDLTFGALAFYVIGIHLMFGKDAFGVVGFGRATGPQGLPMEAYVLFQIGFAIAVASIISGAVAERVKFSSYIVIVVAVCGLMYPISGHWIWSADGWLAKMGMKDFAGSAAIHAMGGFAALALAMILGQRANRYDQKGGFSPSNIPLAAAGGFILWFGWFGFNAGSTLNAMDGRLADIALNTFLAAAAGGASATLFSVIRLKTADPGMAINGFLSGLVAITAGCAFVSATAAIVIGLMAGVLVLLATEWVDKLKVDDPVGAVAVHGFNGVFGTIAVGLFDLKEGLLTTGQTHLLTAQLAGAAAASVWGFVSAIAVGLLVNKLMGIRVSAEEEEQGLDPVYHGIASDESVKESQTALSAVRARASASSGSLASRG, encoded by the coding sequence ATGACTGCGGGACTGAATACGGTATGGGTGATTATTTCGGCCGCCATGGTGATTTTCATGGAGGGCGGCTTCAGTTTACTGGAAGCAGGGTTTGTTCGCAATAAAAACGCAGTCAACGCCACGATGAAGATCATTGTAGATCTGACGTTTGGCGCACTGGCCTTTTATGTGATCGGAATTCATCTGATGTTCGGAAAAGATGCCTTCGGTGTCGTCGGTTTCGGTCGTGCGACCGGTCCCCAAGGACTGCCGATGGAAGCCTACGTGTTGTTCCAAATCGGATTTGCCATCGCCGTTGCATCCATCATATCCGGTGCTGTGGCGGAGCGGGTCAAATTTTCCTCATACATAGTGATCGTAGTTGCCGTTTGTGGTTTGATGTATCCCATATCCGGTCACTGGATTTGGTCGGCCGACGGGTGGCTGGCCAAAATGGGGATGAAAGATTTTGCCGGATCAGCGGCTATTCATGCGATGGGAGGGTTTGCCGCCCTTGCGTTGGCCATGATCTTGGGGCAGCGGGCCAACCGTTATGACCAGAAAGGTGGGTTCTCCCCAAGCAACATCCCGTTGGCGGCTGCCGGAGGGTTTATTCTGTGGTTCGGGTGGTTCGGGTTTAATGCGGGCAGCACCTTGAACGCGATGGATGGACGGCTGGCGGACATTGCGCTGAATACGTTCCTCGCTGCGGCCGCCGGAGGGGCGTCGGCAACCTTGTTTAGCGTCATACGCCTGAAGACGGCCGATCCGGGAATGGCCATCAACGGGTTCCTGTCCGGTTTGGTGGCGATTACGGCGGGATGTGCATTCGTCTCCGCGACGGCTGCCATCGTGATCGGGTTGATGGCCGGTGTGCTCGTGTTGTTGGCCACCGAATGGGTGGATAAGTTGAAGGTGGACGATCCCGTGGGTGCCGTGGCCGTTCATGGATTTAACGGAGTGTTTGGTACCATCGCCGTTGGCTTGTTTGACCTGAAGGAAGGGCTCCTGACCACCGGTCAGACCCACCTGTTAACCGCGCAACTGGCGGGAGCAGCAGCGGCTTCGGTGTGGGGGTTTGTATCCGCCATTGCTGTGGGCTTGTTAGTCAATAAACTGATGGGGATCCGGGTGTCCGCCGAGGAAGAGGAGCAAGGTCTTGATCCGGTGTATCACGGCATCGCTTCTGATGAGTCGGTGAAGGAGTCGCAAACGGCGCTGAGTGCGGTGCGTGCTCGGGCGTCGGCTTCATCGGGTAGTTTGGCGTCGAGAGGCTGA
- a CDS encoding ABC-F family ATP-binding cassette domain-containing protein, with protein sequence MVLLQAKGIEKSFGATTVLRCADLMIREKERIGLIGVNGAGKSTLVKILIGQIPPDSGELHLAKNARIGYLAQDAGLVSERTMWDEMLSVFEHVRDMERELRRMEKEMGSAEVLSNPARYQQIMDQYAALQSRFEEAGGYGYEARIRGALHGLGLADLPWMETRCSALSGGQKTRLALAKLLLEEPDLLILDEPTNYLDMNALAWLEQTLANYPGALLVISHDRYFLDRFAQTIYEIEQGRTMKYVGNYTDYVRQKEAMLAQLEKAYEQQQEEIRKMEEFIRRNIARASTSKRAQSRQKALEKMERIEKPFRSDAAAAIRFEASVTSGRQVLQVENLCIGYDSATPLARNLTFQLERGERVALIGPNGTGKTTLLKTIAGMIAPLDGNIRMGTSIIMDFYDQEQEELDLASTVLDELWNAHPELNLTQIRTALGQFLFQGDDVYKQVKELSGGEKARLSLAKRMLNRANFLLMDEPTNHLDMRSKERLEEALSGYTGTLLFVSHDRYFINRLATRILELSPDGVRSYPGNYDDYLAKRIEETAESVQNDAKPAEAHREENRKKRQEERRRQQMIARLEQEIEELEQQRAKIHEQLCQPDVYTDPEESRRLQEELERVETALNEKTEEWADLAE encoded by the coding sequence ATGGTGTTATTGCAAGCCAAAGGTATCGAAAAATCGTTCGGCGCCACGACCGTTCTCAGATGTGCTGACCTGATGATTCGCGAAAAAGAACGGATCGGCTTGATCGGTGTCAATGGCGCCGGCAAATCGACGCTGGTCAAGATCCTCATCGGCCAAATCCCGCCGGACTCCGGCGAATTACACCTGGCCAAAAATGCCCGGATCGGGTATCTCGCCCAAGACGCGGGACTTGTAAGCGAACGGACCATGTGGGATGAAATGCTCTCCGTGTTTGAACACGTAAGAGATATGGAGAGGGAATTACGCCGGATGGAGAAAGAGATGGGAAGTGCCGAGGTGTTGTCCAACCCGGCGCGGTACCAACAGATCATGGACCAATACGCCGCCCTGCAGAGCCGCTTCGAAGAAGCGGGGGGTTACGGCTATGAAGCGCGGATTCGTGGCGCACTTCACGGTTTGGGATTGGCTGATTTGCCCTGGATGGAAACGCGTTGCTCCGCTTTGAGCGGCGGCCAGAAAACAAGGTTGGCACTGGCCAAACTGCTTTTGGAAGAACCGGATCTACTCATCCTGGATGAGCCGACCAACTATCTCGACATGAACGCCCTGGCTTGGTTGGAGCAAACGCTGGCCAATTATCCCGGTGCCCTGTTGGTGATTTCCCACGACCGGTATTTTCTCGACCGGTTCGCCCAGACCATTTACGAGATTGAACAAGGCCGGACCATGAAATATGTGGGCAATTATACCGATTATGTCCGGCAGAAAGAAGCGATGTTGGCTCAGTTGGAAAAGGCCTACGAACAGCAACAAGAAGAGATCCGAAAGATGGAGGAGTTCATCCGGCGTAACATCGCCCGCGCTTCCACGAGTAAACGGGCGCAAAGCCGACAGAAGGCATTGGAGAAAATGGAGCGGATCGAGAAACCGTTCCGGTCGGATGCTGCAGCCGCGATCCGGTTTGAAGCATCCGTCACCAGCGGTCGACAAGTGTTGCAGGTGGAAAACCTGTGCATCGGCTATGACTCAGCGACGCCGTTGGCCCGAAATCTCACCTTTCAGCTGGAGCGAGGCGAACGCGTAGCATTGATTGGTCCGAACGGGACGGGGAAAACCACCCTGCTCAAAACTATCGCGGGCATGATTGCACCACTGGACGGAAATATACGCATGGGTACCAGCATCATAATGGACTTTTACGACCAGGAGCAAGAAGAGCTCGATCTGGCATCCACCGTACTGGATGAACTGTGGAATGCCCACCCCGAGCTGAACCTGACCCAGATACGCACAGCGTTGGGACAATTCCTCTTTCAGGGCGATGACGTGTACAAACAGGTCAAAGAGTTGAGCGGCGGGGAAAAGGCTCGGTTGTCCCTGGCCAAACGAATGCTCAACCGCGCCAACTTTCTTCTGATGGACGAACCGACCAACCATTTGGACATGCGGAGCAAAGAGCGGTTAGAAGAGGCGTTGTCAGGATATACCGGGACTTTGCTGTTCGTCTCCCATGACCGGTACTTTATCAACCGGCTGGCTACCCGCATTTTGGAACTATCACCGGACGGTGTGCGATCCTATCCCGGTAACTATGACGATTATCTGGCGAAACGGATCGAAGAGACGGCTGAATCGGTGCAAAACGATGCCAAACCGGCGGAAGCGCATCGGGAAGAAAACCGCAAAAAACGACAAGAGGAACGCCGTCGTCAACAGATGATTGCCCGATTGGAGCAAGAAATAGAGGAACTGGAACAACAACGTGCTAAGATTCACGAACAACTGTGTCAACCCGATGTCTATACCGATCCGGAAGAGAGCCGGCGCTTACAGGAAGAGTTGGAACGGGTAGAAACGGCATTGAATGAGAAAACGGAAGAATGGGCAGATTTGGCGGAGTGA
- a CDS encoding MFS transporter — protein MQLHSPMRHEQSEAQASYSYRWLILAVATWAQATATLVTYGVGPLAAIWQKQWGLTAAQAGLLVSAVQVGPLLSMLLIGHALDRYGERWLVSLGACMLGMTFFLVSYTTDYLLLLLLLGIVGIWYGTAQPGGSKVILRWFPKKERGLAMGIRQAGIPIGGAIGGTLLPYLSLHFGWPSAVYAQSVLAVAGGLLFLALYREPQVLPDLQQQTNSCFSQKIKEITRNRKAVPILCTGVIMVTLQMVLVGHLMLFFGNEKKTGLVIAGQLLSTALISGMVGRIVLAHISDRWWGGNRESALHLSIWASVFGVTALIFLPDVPPVWLLFVLSVWLGFFGIGWFSSFLLAVAEQAPPQSEGLMVSYALTLNQIAIILAPAVFGWIADLRSYSFAWSLLALLLIGNGLLLAKKRKEDMG, from the coding sequence ATGCAGCTCCATTCACCCATGCGACATGAACAATCCGAAGCCCAAGCGTCCTATTCATATCGCTGGCTGATTTTGGCGGTGGCCACTTGGGCACAAGCGACGGCCACCTTGGTAACCTACGGAGTGGGTCCCCTTGCGGCGATTTGGCAAAAACAATGGGGATTGACCGCTGCACAAGCCGGACTGTTGGTATCTGCCGTTCAAGTCGGACCACTGCTCTCGATGCTCTTGATTGGCCACGCATTGGACCGTTATGGGGAACGGTGGCTGGTCAGCCTGGGGGCTTGTATGTTGGGGATGACGTTTTTCCTTGTCTCCTATACGACTGACTACCTCCTACTGTTGTTGTTGCTTGGCATCGTCGGGATCTGGTACGGTACGGCCCAACCCGGGGGAAGCAAGGTGATTCTGCGTTGGTTTCCGAAAAAGGAAAGAGGACTGGCGATGGGCATACGACAAGCAGGCATCCCGATCGGGGGAGCCATCGGCGGCACATTGCTGCCATACCTATCCCTCCACTTCGGTTGGCCTTCCGCCGTGTATGCTCAATCCGTCCTTGCTGTGGCCGGCGGCCTGCTGTTTCTGGCGTTGTATCGGGAACCGCAGGTTCTTCCTGACCTTCAACAGCAAACAAACAGCTGTTTCTCGCAAAAGATAAAGGAAATCACCCGCAATCGAAAAGCGGTGCCCATTTTATGCACCGGTGTGATCATGGTGACACTTCAGATGGTGCTGGTGGGTCATTTGATGCTCTTTTTTGGCAATGAAAAGAAAACAGGACTGGTGATTGCGGGACAGCTGTTGTCCACTGCGTTGATCTCTGGTATGGTGGGGAGAATTGTCCTCGCTCACATCAGCGACCGGTGGTGGGGAGGAAACAGGGAATCTGCGCTTCATCTGTCGATATGGGCATCCGTGTTCGGCGTAACCGCACTGATTTTTCTCCCCGACGTCCCGCCCGTCTGGTTGCTCTTTGTACTGTCTGTGTGGCTAGGCTTTTTCGGCATCGGCTGGTTCAGTTCCTTTCTTTTGGCCGTCGCGGAACAGGCCCCTCCGCAATCGGAAGGACTGATGGTAAGCTACGCATTGACGCTGAACCAGATTGCCATCATCCTGGCGCCGGCAGTTTTCGGGTGGATCGCCGATCTGCGCTCCTATTCCTTTGCCTGGTCACTGTTGGCCCTGTTGTTGATCGGAAACGGACTGTTGCTTGCGAAAAAGAGAAAGGAGGACATGGGATGA
- a CDS encoding transglutaminase-like domain-containing protein: protein MRLFCESADVKDYLCELEEVDFSHPLIQEKVREIQAAHHSPLERVRIAYEFVRDKIHHSWDIQSTRVTCKASEVLRYGEGICYAKSHLLAALLRAQGILTGFCYQRLTLGDTPDTGYAVHALNAFYLDTVGKWVRLDARGNKLGVQAEFSIDEEKLAFPVRPEMDEIDYPVIYARPQTSYVLKKHTNALEMYQYHLPTRL, encoded by the coding sequence ATGAGACTCTTCTGCGAATCCGCTGATGTGAAAGACTATTTGTGTGAGCTGGAAGAAGTGGATTTTTCCCATCCCCTGATCCAGGAAAAAGTGCGGGAGATCCAAGCGGCACACCATTCACCGCTGGAACGCGTGAGAATCGCATATGAGTTTGTGCGAGACAAAATCCATCACTCCTGGGACATCCAGAGTACGAGAGTGACCTGCAAAGCATCGGAAGTCTTGCGATACGGGGAAGGAATTTGTTATGCCAAATCCCATCTACTGGCCGCCCTGCTGAGGGCTCAGGGAATTCTGACGGGATTTTGCTATCAGCGATTGACGTTGGGTGACACTCCAGACACAGGTTATGCAGTTCATGCGTTGAACGCCTTTTACCTGGATACTGTAGGCAAATGGGTACGTCTCGATGCCAGGGGCAACAAACTGGGCGTGCAGGCCGAATTCTCCATCGACGAAGAGAAACTGGCTTTCCCTGTTCGACCGGAAATGGATGAAATCGACTATCCCGTCATCTATGCGAGACCGCAAACATCCTATGTGTTGAAGAAGCACACCAATGCGCTTGAGATGTATCAATACCATCTGCCGACGAGACTTTAG